CGCGGCCCGGGCCTCGGCGTCCAGGGCCGCCCGGTCGGCCGGGGGGATGTCCGCGGCGAGCGCGCCGAAGGCCCGGCGCAGGTCGGCGGTGCTGCCCTCGCCGGTGACCAGCGCCAGCGGGGCGACGTGCCGCACGATGCCCGCCGGGGGCTTCAGCAGCGGGCGGCGGGCGGCGTCCGTGTCCCACTCGACGCCTCCGGTGGCGGTGCGGGCGGGGATCAGCCAGTGGTCGCCGGTGCGGTAGGAGCCGTTCTTGGCGAAGTAGACCTCGACGCCGTCCTCCAGCGGCAGCCACTCCCCCTCGGCGAGCGGCACGGCGCCGCCCTTCAGAGCGTTCGTACGGCCCTTGCGCCGGGGCCCTTCGCGGTGGTCCCAGCGGCGCAGGAACGGGTGCAGGTGCGGCAGGCGCCCGACGCGCGGGTCGGGCTCGGCGGAGAGCCGGACGCGGCAGCCGGGCAGGTCCAGTTCCTCGACCCGCAGCAGGGGCAGCGCCTCCAGCCGGGAGGCGTACGCGGTGTCGGTGAACTCGACGTGGTCACCGACCTCCAGATCGAGCTTGGAGTCCAGGCCCAGCGTCGCCAACCGGACCCAGGTGCCCTCGAGTTCGTCCACCGGGAAGACGACCGAGCCGTTCTCCCGGGACCACTTGAAGGTGGCGTCGGCCGCCTCGCCGCCCGCGTGGATCTCCACCCGGTACAGCTGGTTCTCCGGGCCCCGGTAGCGGGCGTCGGGGCGGACCAGGCAGGGGTCCTCGTCGGCGTGCTCGGGCCGCTCGCTGCGGGCGGCGAGCCGGGCGGAGGGCGCCGCCTGGGCCTCGGCCCACTTCTCGAAGGCGTCGCGGACGGCTCCCGGGGACGGTTCGGCGTCCTCGATGTCCAGCGCGGACAGAGGCAGCGGCAGCACCTGCCAGACGACCTTGGCGCGGGCCGCGGTGTCGGGCAGCGCCGCGCCGAGGGCGACCTCGCGCAGCGCCGGGTCCTCGGCCGCCGAGACCGCCCGCTCCCACACCAGGAGGTAGACGAGGAAGGGCGACCGGGCGGGCGAGGGCAGCCGGTCGCCGGGCCGCTCGGGGTCGCGGAACCCGTCCGGCTGGTTCCAGTAGTCCCAGAAGGCGTCCGCCCCGGCGGGCTGCTGCTCCTCGGTGTCCTCGTCCGGTACGGGGACGCCGGGTGAGGGGCGGTCCGCGTCGCACAGGATGCCGTCCACGTAGTAGCGGCCGCCGTGGATGTACAGGGTGTCGGTGTCGTGCTTGCCGCCCACGTACTCGATGCGGAAGCCGCAGTCGCTCGCGGGTCCGCCGTGCCGGCCGACGAGGTCGGCGGCGAGGGTGCGGGCGTGGTGGAGCTGGATCGCGGTCTGTTCGTTGAGGTCGGCGTCCATCTGGACACGGCCCTGCTGGGCGAGGACCGCGGAGTAGTGCCGCTCCGGGCGGAAGGTGGCGCGGGAGAGGTCGGCGTGCATGAAGGGGGTCCCCCTGGTTCGGAAGTCTGCGGGTGGGTCGTACGGCGGCACCGCTCACGTCACGAAGAAGATCCCGGCGTCCGCGATCGCGGGTGTGTACTCGGCGAGCCGCGCCCTGAGTCCGTCCTCCCGCTGGGGGCGGTACAGGTCGTGGAACGCGCCGAGTTCACCGCCGTCGTCGGCGCCGCGCCGGATCTCCTCGGGTCCCCGGTCGGCCAACTGGCCGTACCAGGGAGTGCCGTAGCGTTTTGCTGCGAACAACGGCCGTACGCGTTGCGCGTTCTCGAGGCCGGCGAGGTCGGGCTGGCAGCGGTGGCGGCGCGGGGTGCGCGAGCCGGGCGGCACATGGCAGTGGCGCAGGCAGCCGATGCCGCGCCGGGCCACGCGCAGCCGGCCGGTGAACACGGAGTTCTCGGCGAATTCGACGGCGTGCGTGTGGACTTCACCGATGACGGTGGTGCGGCGCAGGTGGAGTACGGCGTGCGCGTGGCGGCAGTCGGGGGCGGACAGGGCCGCGCGGTCGTCGCCGGTGGCGTCCAGGATGCTGTCGCGCAGACGGATGTCGAGGGGGTCCTCGCTCACCTCGTCGCCGATGACCTCGATGGTGCCGAGGATGCTGTGCTCGATCCGCAGGCAGGCGGTGGTGCGTTCGAGGACGATGCTGGGTTCGTCGGGCGAGTGCGGCGCGCACTCGGGCTCCAGCGACCAGCCGGGCACCAGCGTGGAGTGCCGGACGACGACGGACCCGACGGGCCCGGTGACGTTGATGCCGCGCCCGGCGACGAGGAGGCCGTCCAGGACGACGCGCGGCCGTTCGTGCGCGGCGCAATCGGCGTGCACGGCGCGGATGTTGAGGGCGTCGGGGCGGTTGCTGTACCAGTCGAGGAGCCGGATCACCGGCCGGGTGCCTTCGGCGGCACGCAGTTCGAGGCGGTCGCCGGGGTCGAGGTCGAAGTCCAGCTGCTCCTGGTAGGCGCCGCTGTGGGTGATCTCGATGATGCCGGTCCGTCCGGGACTGCGGTCGTCCTGCCAGGCCCGGTAGGCGTCCATGATCCGCCGGTACGGCCCGCCGGGTCCGACCCGGTAGAGGTCGGCGTCGGGGCGGGGCCCGCGGTCGGGACGCTCGTACTCGCCGCCGCCCATGTCGGCGGCGAAGGCGTGGTGGTAGTCGACCCAGACGCCCTGGCGCGGCGCGCGGCGCGCGCCGAACGCGATCCGGCCCAGCTCCGGGTCGACGGCGATCTGCCCGCGCCCGGGCCGGTAGCGCCAGTCCGACAGGTCGGCGACGACGATGTCGCCGGGCGGTACGGGCCGGTCCTCGCCGTCGCGCCGGATGCACAGGCTCTTGCCGGGTCCGTAGTAGTCGGCGAGCCGGTCGTGCAGCAGCCGGCGGGTGATGAACGCGGGCACGTTGTCCACGGCGGCGAGATGGGCGGGCGAGGGTTCGGGCACCGGGCGGGTCAGCAGCGGGGTGTCGTTGCCGAGGATGGAGAAGGTGTAGAGGTTGCGGGCGCGGTCGACGCAGTAGGCCGGGGACGCGGTGAGCGCGTACGGCTTGAGCCGCCAGACGAAGAGACCGACCCCGGCCGGCGTGCGCCCGCCCTGCCTCCTCGCCGAGTCGGCGCGGCGTACGTCGGCGGTGCGGGAGGTGGTGTCGAAGGGGCCGCCCGCGAGGGCGAGCGCCGAGCCGTCCCTCAGGTCGAGCAGTCGGCCGCGCTCGCCGCGCCGGCCGGAGACGCCCAGCCTGACCGGCTGGGTGTGGGCCACGTGCCGGGACAGTTCGACGGCGCGGGCGGGCCAGTCGGCGACCCGCTCGGAGAGTTCCTCCAGCAGGTGCAGGGTGCCCTTGCGGCGCCGCTGGGCGACCGTGGCGGCCACGTCCCGGCGGGGGGCGACGGCCTCGGCCAGCGCCGCCCGGCCGCCGTCGTGCAGGCCGGTGGTGAGGACGCGCTCGTAGCCGGGGAGGGTGCGGTAGCCGACGAGGTCGCCGAGGTAGGGCAGCACCCAGGGTGCGGCGGTCTCCACGAACAGGTCCTCGTAACCCTGGTGCACGCCGTCGCGGACCCGGTCCAGTTGCTCGCCGACCACCGCGAGCAGGGCGCGCAGCGGTTCGCCCTCCTCGGTGTCGCGCAACCGGTGGACGCGGGGCAGCAGTTCGGCGAGCCCGTCGGGGTGCCGGTCGGCCGGCGTGCGCGCTTCGGCGTCGGGGGACATCACTTGACCTCCGTGAGAGTCAGGGTGTCCGCGGCCCGCGCCGACAGCATGGCGAGCTGGGCCGGGCGGATGCCTCGGAAGACGACCACCGTCCGGCCCCTGGCCAGGCGCCGGGTGTCGGTGATGTCCGGGTTGAGGCGCAGCAGCCGGTCGAGCGGGATGCCGTGGCGGGCGCAGACCGACGACAGGGTCTCGCCGCCCGCGTCGCGGACCGTGTAGGTCTGCTCGTCGTAGGCCGCCGGGTGCGCGGGGACCGATGTCCGCGGGGTGCCGGGGCCGGCGAGCAGCGCGGCGAGCCGGTCCGGGGTGGCGGAGGCGGGCACGCCCGTGAAGACGTCGACGTCCACGTACTCGACACCGGGCACGGAGTGGGCGGTGGCGAGCACCTCCGAGAGCCGGGCGGGCCGGCCCAGCTCCCGCCCCTCGTAGCCGAGGCGGAGCAACAGCGCCTTGCGCAGCCGGGGTTCGACGGTCTCCCAGGCGTGGTCCGGGGCGAGTTTCACCCTGGCCGCGATCAGCAGCAGGACGAGTTCGCGCGCGTCCACCCGGACCGGCAGGCCGGGATCGCCGTACGCGGTCAGTGCGCCGCGCAGCGGCCGGAGGTTGTCGTCGGCGAGCGGCACGTCGTCGGTGCCGGCGACCGTCACATGGAGCACGCGCCGCCGTCCGTCGAAGAGTTCCCGGGCGGCGGCCCGGCCGATGCCGGCGCGGGAGCGGGCGAAGTCCTCGTAGTCGGCCGGGGAGACCAGCCGGTCCAGGGCGGAGACGGCGAGCGGGATCGTACGGCGGGTCAGGCCCGGTCCGTCCGCGTCCGAACCGCCGGTCGCGGGGCGCGGGTTGGTGACCGCGGTGACGCCGAGGGGGCGGGTGAGCGGCTGGGTGATCCGCTCGGCGGGGACGTCGGCGGCCTTGCCGGTGCCGAAGCGGTAGCGGGCGCGGACGTTCTCGTGCCCGCCGGGCAGCCGGGCGCCGTGCACGCCGTCGCCGAAGGTCACGGTGGTGCGGCCGTCGGAGTTCGTGCCGGTGATGTAGACGCGCTCGGTGGGGCCGCGTCCGGCGAGGCTGTCGACCTCGTGCCAGAGCACACCGTCCACGCGGATCTCCAGGACCGGGCTGGCGCCGAGGGGGTTGTCGGCGGCGAGCCAGGTCAGCGGGGACTGCCACAGGGCGAAGGTCTGGTTGACGCGGTCGGAGTCGCCGCTGCCGATGGCCTCTTCGCGGCTCTCGCCGTGGGTGGCCTCGACGACGTTGCCGAGGACGCGCACGCTCGACCGGCGGTAGCGGTGGACCAGGTTCGCGGTGAGGGTGAGGCGGGTGTGCACGTGGTCGCCGGGGAGGGCGGGGTCGACGGCCGGGTCGGCGGCGGCGATGGTGACCACCTCGCTCGCGGTGACCCCGCTCGCGCCGGGTACGTCGGTGCGTTCGCCGCTCACGACGAGGGTGCGGCCGGGGCGCAGTCCGTCGTACAGCTCGGCGAGTTCGATCTCGTTGCCGTGCACGTCCTCGCCGAGCGGCTCGTCGGCCGGGCGCAGCGGTTCGCCCGCCGCGTGCACGGTGGTGTCGCGGATGTGGGAGAGCAGCACGTCGAACTCGTCCAGCCAGGGGTCGGCCAGGGTGAGTTCGGTGCCGCGGCCGGTGATGCCGTAGTTGCTGTACGCCGCCGTCCGGACCGCCGTCACCTGGGTGGTGACGAGGGCGAGCGCGGCGTCGCCGGGGACGCCCGTGCCCTTGGCCGGGCGCTCGATCGCCACCCAGCCGCCGACGGTGATGCCGTCCTGGACGCTGTCCAGTTGCAGGATGCGGCGGTTGAGGGGCGCGGGCTTGCTCGCGATGACGATCTCGACGTTCGGTTCGGTGCTGCCGACCGTGTAGGCGGCGCTCACCTGGTACTCGCCGTGGGTGAACTGCCGGTTGCCACCGGGCTTCAGGGAGAACTGCTCGGCGGTGCCGTCGGTCAGGGCGATGTGCACGGTGCCGTCGTCCTCGGGCCGGGAGACGAACAGGCTGCCCTCGGGCAGGCCGGGGTGCAGGCGGGCGGTGACGCCGGGTTCCTCGGCGGCGGCCGGGCGGCGGGTCAGCCAGCTCGGCTCGTGGTCGCGGGCGGCGCGGGTGGACAGGTCCACCTGGCCGGGTCCCAGGGTGAAGGTGACCGGCTGGGTGGCGGGCAGGTTCTCGGCGCGCTGGTCGGAGCTGCTGCCCTCGACGTACTGGAACTCGGCGCGGACGGGCGTCCTGCCCGCGGGGTCGTACACCACGCGCATGCTCGCCAGCGCGGCGCCGGCCAGCGGCCAGTCGGCGGTGCGGATGACGCGGCCGCGGGCGTCCTGGACCGGCTTGAGGGGGGCGTTCGCGCCGAACGGGGCGGCGGTGACACGCATCGCGAGCAGGGCGCGCAGCAGCGGGCCGGGGGCCGCGCCGGTGGCGGTGCGCCAGGCCGGGTAGAGGCCGGCCAGGCCCGGATCGAGCGCGGTCAGCAGCCGGGCGGGGTCGGTGCCGGGGCGGCGGGTGCGGGGCCCCTGCCGGGGCGCGGGGGCCGCGGTGCGCAGGGCGGGCAGGACGGTGTCCAGGGCGCGGAGGGCGGCTTCGCGGGGGTCGGGCCGGGCCGGATGGCCGCCGGGCCGGGGCTGGGCGGGGGCGCTCGCCCGCGCCCGCGGGGCGCCGCCGTCCCGCGCGGCAGGGCCGTCCGCGGCGGGGACGGGCTGGGCGGGAGCCAGTGCCAGGGCGCGTCCGGCCAGTTCCGTCAGTACCGCCTCCAGTTGCTCGAACCAGGCCGCGACGTCCTCGTACGGCTCCGCCAGGACCTCGGCCTCGCGCAGGCGGGCCACCGGCTCGCCGAGCCGGCCGGCGAGCTTCTCCGGGGTGTCGACGGTGTCGAGGTCGGTGCGCAGCGGGGCGAGGACCTGGTCGTCGAAGTCCTCGATCAGACGGCTGACCGGCCGCGGGTTGGGGACCTCCGGGGTCGGCGGCTCGTCGCCGGGTTCGCCGGGGGCCGCGGGCTCGGCGGTCCAGCGTCGTACCTCGTCCACCAGCTCCTTGAGCGTGGGCGGGGCCGACTGGGGCAGGGTGAGCGCGGTGACCCCTTCCGCGCGGTCGACGCGGACGCCCGCGATCGACAGCAACGTGCGCACACCGCCCGCCTGTTCACCGAAGACGAAGAGGAGCCGGTCACCTGTGCGCAGGGAGTCGGCCGTGCCCTCCACGAACAGTTCGGGGCGGCGGGCGAGGTCGTCGGGGGTGACGAGGGAGGGCCGGCGGCGCCGTACCGTCAGTTCGTTCCAGTCCCAGCGGGCGGTGAGGTCCCGGGAGGTCTCGAAGGTCAGCGACTGCTCGTCGGCGGAGGCGGGCACGCTGTGGCTGCGGGCGCCGCGCGGGATCGGCACCGCCAGGGTCTCGGCGCGCGGGTCGCGTTCCAGGGTGTACGCCAGATGGGTGGTGGCGGCGACTCCGGGGCGCGGCCGGTGTCCGACGAGCCGGCCCAGCAGGACCAGGGAGCGGTGCTCGGAGGCGGTGCGCAGGTAGGCCTCGTCGGCGATCCGCTCGGAGTGGAAGGTGAGCAGGTCGCCGAGGACGGCGGCGGCGTCGAGGAGTCCCACGGCCGGGTCGTCGGGGGTGCGTACGGTGAGCCCGGCGAGCGCCGGGTACGCGGGTGAGGCGAGCCGGTCGAGGAGGGCGGCGAGGAAGGTGCCGTACTCGCCGACGCGGTAGTCGAGGGCGGTGCGGCCGGGCGGGTTGTGCAGGGGGGCGGGGGCGAGGCGCTCGTCGTGGCCGCCGCACGCACCGCCGCAGCAGCAGGACCGGCTCATCGGCTGCCTCCCAGGGTGATCTCCAGCCGCCCCTGTTCGGGCCGGTCGGGGTCGTTGTCACAGGTGGCGATCTCCAACGGGCCGATCCGCAGCACGCCGTCCTCCCTCTCTCCTCGGTCCGGTCCGAACAGCCGCCGAAGCCGCGTCACTTCGACACTCTCCACGCCGGGGACGGCCGCGGCGACGGCGACCAGGCGGCTGAGCCGTACGGGTTCGCCGAAGGTCAGGGCGTCCGGGTGGAAGAAGCCGAGCCGTCCGCCGGGCAGCCGGCCGCTGCCGAGGACGCGGTACAGATCGGCCAGGATCTGCCCGTGCTGGTGTCCGGGCCGGGCGCACACCCGCAGCGCGATGTCCAGCGGCACCGGCCGGGCGGGGCCGACCGCCAGGTCGTGGCCGATGCGCCGGTACGTCTC
This Streptomyces misionensis DNA region includes the following protein-coding sequences:
- a CDS encoding DUF6519 domain-containing protein, whose product is MHADLSRATFRPERHYSAVLAQQGRVQMDADLNEQTAIQLHHARTLAADLVGRHGGPASDCGFRIEYVGGKHDTDTLYIHGGRYYVDGILCDADRPSPGVPVPDEDTEEQQPAGADAFWDYWNQPDGFRDPERPGDRLPSPARSPFLVYLLVWERAVSAAEDPALREVALGAALPDTAARAKVVWQVLPLPLSALDIEDAEPSPGAVRDAFEKWAEAQAAPSARLAARSERPEHADEDPCLVRPDARYRGPENQLYRVEIHAGGEAADATFKWSRENGSVVFPVDELEGTWVRLATLGLDSKLDLEVGDHVEFTDTAYASRLEALPLLRVEELDLPGCRVRLSAEPDPRVGRLPHLHPFLRRWDHREGPRRKGRTNALKGGAVPLAEGEWLPLEDGVEVYFAKNGSYRTGDHWLIPARTATGGVEWDTDAARRPLLKPPAGIVRHVAPLALVTGEGSTADLRRAFGALAADIPPADRAALDAEARAAQEERAAEAGPAESRSQTTAAAEAAAEGDE
- a CDS encoding putative baseplate assembly protein; the encoded protein is MSRSCCCGGACGGHDERLAPAPLHNPPGRTALDYRVGEYGTFLAALLDRLASPAYPALAGLTVRTPDDPAVGLLDAAAVLGDLLTFHSERIADEAYLRTASEHRSLVLLGRLVGHRPRPGVAATTHLAYTLERDPRAETLAVPIPRGARSHSVPASADEQSLTFETSRDLTARWDWNELTVRRRRPSLVTPDDLARRPELFVEGTADSLRTGDRLLFVFGEQAGGVRTLLSIAGVRVDRAEGVTALTLPQSAPPTLKELVDEVRRWTAEPAAPGEPGDEPPTPEVPNPRPVSRLIEDFDDQVLAPLRTDLDTVDTPEKLAGRLGEPVARLREAEVLAEPYEDVAAWFEQLEAVLTELAGRALALAPAQPVPAADGPAARDGGAPRARASAPAQPRPGGHPARPDPREAALRALDTVLPALRTAAPAPRQGPRTRRPGTDPARLLTALDPGLAGLYPAWRTATGAAPGPLLRALLAMRVTAAPFGANAPLKPVQDARGRVIRTADWPLAGAALASMRVVYDPAGRTPVRAEFQYVEGSSSDQRAENLPATQPVTFTLGPGQVDLSTRAARDHEPSWLTRRPAAAEEPGVTARLHPGLPEGSLFVSRPEDDGTVHIALTDGTAEQFSLKPGGNRQFTHGEYQVSAAYTVGSTEPNVEIVIASKPAPLNRRILQLDSVQDGITVGGWVAIERPAKGTGVPGDAALALVTTQVTAVRTAAYSNYGITGRGTELTLADPWLDEFDVLLSHIRDTTVHAAGEPLRPADEPLGEDVHGNEIELAELYDGLRPGRTLVVSGERTDVPGASGVTASEVVTIAAADPAVDPALPGDHVHTRLTLTANLVHRYRRSSVRVLGNVVEATHGESREEAIGSGDSDRVNQTFALWQSPLTWLAADNPLGASPVLEIRVDGVLWHEVDSLAGRGPTERVYITGTNSDGRTTVTFGDGVHGARLPGGHENVRARYRFGTGKAADVPAERITQPLTRPLGVTAVTNPRPATGGSDADGPGLTRRTIPLAVSALDRLVSPADYEDFARSRAGIGRAAARELFDGRRRVLHVTVAGTDDVPLADDNLRPLRGALTAYGDPGLPVRVDARELVLLLIAARVKLAPDHAWETVEPRLRKALLLRLGYEGRELGRPARLSEVLATAHSVPGVEYVDVDVFTGVPASATPDRLAALLAGPGTPRTSVPAHPAAYDEQTYTVRDAGGETLSSVCARHGIPLDRLLRLNPDITDTRRLARGRTVVVFRGIRPAQLAMLSARAADTLTLTEVK